A stretch of Anolis sagrei isolate rAnoSag1 chromosome X, rAnoSag1.mat, whole genome shotgun sequence DNA encodes these proteins:
- the NCDN gene encoding neurochondrin produces the protein MASSAGIVPEDGESSKNATLERCLNVFRDASNDSEQFAALLLVTKAVKAGEINSKARRRIFDAIGFTFPNRLLTSKDAPEGCPQHTFQALGLTLLACFCTDPDLARHPQILNKVPIFNDVISSDSPEDASCNSMIDDTYQCLRAIVTTPKGPRELVNRGTLTALCVAYVNHGYGYEQALQLLLGLLTAVEAKCWQRATLDLMTVLNKLSMEFQKAEDMTKFQMCEVLPRFVPPILPPTSECLQPLYRGLSSILTSKLSPSQRDPALKLAACLSQACGSRWIPAGSAGSKFFALLANLACVEVRMTLEELDLSQVDKKQELMAACYVLMELAIAECTREKGSLLQNTQKVQLVMILEEAFRAVIHYLRQVGQKKLEDPFIFASVRILAAWLAEETSSLKQEICELLPFLIRYAKMQFDEERRSRSGLQHDMDQAGQGTAQEPIWRGDALRFLLPGLSHLTAEDRPREILISEGAPILLCQYFLHRWETFVLNSETVSASKAVESSLQTSCEIFLNFVVTAPDLISREDCFAALMDTLLKSLPLLLPQREHLSLTANVTTLGLMMAKRLFAYPGLQGTPEAEGFFVAAIRFLADAYVAQKGPDGEVVTLGVAPTYKAAWPVVRELWFLSMQAFASCVPLFLWLPQDVLRSGWLQELLATLGRVVPKSVEMEVVRAYQGILVELARASQPCLEMIQQHQGLELASLYGMAALEQCLSEQ, from the exons ATGGCCTCCAGCGCAGGAATTGTACCTGAGGATGGTGAAAGCAGCAAGAATGCTACACTGGAAAGGTGCTTGAATGTATTTAGAGATGCAAGCAATGATAGTGAACAATTTGCTGCTCTGCTTCTG GTGACCAAAGCGGTAAAGGCTGGAGAAATCAACTCCAAAGCCCGTCGGAGGATCTTTGACGCCATTGGCTTCACCTTCCCAAACCGGCTTTTAACTTCCAAGGATGCCCCCGAGGGCTGCCCCCAGCACACTTTCCAGGCTCTTGGCCTCACCCTGCTGGCCTGCTTCTGCACCGACCCTGATTTGGCCAGGCACCCCCAGATCCTCAATAAGGTCCCCATCTTCAATGATGTGATTTCATCCGACAGCCCCGAAGATGCTTCCTGCAATTCCATGATTGACGACACTTACCAGTGTCTGAGAGCAATTGTGACCACTCCCAAGGGTCCCAGAGAGTTGGTGAACAGGGGAACTCTCACAGCATTGTGTGTGGCCTACGTCAACCATGGCTATGGCTACGAACAGGCCCTTCAGCTTCTTCTAGGGCTTCTGACGGCGGTGGAAGCCAAGTGCTGGCAGAGGGCCACACTTGACCTCATGACTGTTCTTAACAAGCTCAGTATGGAGTTCCAGAAGGCTGAAGACATGACCAAGTTCCAGATGTGTGAAGTGCTGCCCCGCTTCGTACCTCCTATCCTCCCGCCCACTTCCGAATGCCTCCAGCCCCTCTACCGGGGCCTGTCCAGCATCCTGACCAGCAAGCTGAGCCCTTCCCAGAGAGACCCGGCCTTGAAGCTAGCAGCCTGCCTGTCTCAAGCCTGTGGCTCCAGGTGGATTCCAGCAGGAAGTGCCGGCAGCAAGTTCTTCGCCTTGTTGGCCAACTTGGCCTGTGTGGAAGTCCGCATGACCCTGGAGGAACTGGACCTGTCCCAGGTGGACAAGAAGCAGGAGCTGATGGCCGCTTGCTATGTACTGATGGAGCTCGCGATTGCAGAATGCACCAGGGAGAAGGGGTCTCTGCTGCAGAATACCCAGAAAGTGCAGTTGGTGATGATTCTGGAGGAGGCCTTCCGAGCTGTCATCCATTACCTGAGACAG GTGGGGCAGAAGAAGCTGGAGGATcctttcatctttgcctctgtcCGAATCCTTGCTGCCTGGCTGGCCGAAGAGACCTCTTCTCTCAAGCAGGAGATCTGTGAGCTCCTGCCTTTCCTCATCCGTTACGCCAAGATGCAGTTTGACGAGGAGAGGAGAAGCAGGAGCGGTCTACAGCACGATATGGATCAGGCTGGGCAAGGCACGGCACAGGAACCCATTTGGCGTGGAGATGCTCTGAG GTTCCTGCTGCCTGGCTTAAGCCACTTGACTGCAGAGGATCGGCCCCGTGAGATCCTCATTTCAGAGGGTGCCCCCATTCTCTTGTGCCAGTATTTCCTGCACCGCTGGGAGACATTTGTTTTGAACTCCGAAACAGTGTCTGCATCCAAAGCTGTGGAATCTAGTCTGCAAACGTCCTGTGAAATCTTCCTGAATTTTGTCGTCACTGCTCCAGATTTGATCAG CCGAGAAGATTGCTTCGCCGCCTTGATGGACACCTTGCTGAAGTCGCTGCCTTTGCTGCTGCCGCAGAGAGAACATCTGAGCCTGACAGCTAACGTGACAACGCTGGGGCTCATGATGGCCAAAAGGCTGTTTGCTTATCCAG GTCTCCAGGGCACCCCAGAAGCAGAGGGTTTCTTCGTGGCCGCCATCCGCTTCCTGGCCGATGCTTACGTGGCCCAGAAGGGCCCTGATGGAGAGGTGGTGACCCTGGGTGTAGCCCCAACCTACAAGGCGGCCTGGCCAGTGGTACGGGAGCTTTGGTTCCTGAGCATGCAGGCCTTCGCCAGCTGTGTGCCCCTCTTCCTGTGGCTGCCCCAAGATGTCCTGCGCTCCGGCTGGCTGCAGGAGCTGCTAGCCACACTGGGCCGTGTGGTCCCCAAGTCGGTGGAGATGGAAGTGGTCCGGGCCTACCAGGGCATCTTGGTGGAGCTGGCCCGGGCCAGCCAACCCTGCCTGGAGATGATCCAGCAGCACCAGGGCCTGGAGCTAGCCAGCCTTTATGGCATGGCGGCCTTGGAGCAGTGCCTCTCGGAGCAGTGA